AACGCTTGGCCGATTACTGACGTAAAAAACAATGACTTGGGGAAGGTCCTGTTTcctgttttatgttttttaatttcttgtttgtattcaaaactgcTGCAAATGGCTTCTAATttcagcgtttttttttattgaggaACATATACAAACCAAATGCCGATGCTTTTTAGCTTGCTGGTCATTGGCGAGTGAAAAATTGGCATGTCGTTATCGTGAGGGTCTTCTGTCCTGTGAATGTAATTATGTGGGCGCGTGccatggaaaatgaaaatactTTGGTAAGTAAAAACAAGTCCCCAGTTAACCACTCTCTTTTTCTTGGAATATCTATATGTAATCATTTTCGATATTGCTGACCGATGCTCCATTGACGAGTAATGCGTCATCATTCAAAAACGACTCTGCAGCATCTTCAACTCAGACGACAGGACTACGGATATCCAAATTGCTTCTTCCTAGAAGTCTATACGCAGGCAAACGTTTTATGGCCGACTCCTTTTAATAGTGCGATTTAAAAGAAGTTCGATCATTCTTGTTTACCAAAATGGAATGGAATGTTGTTCGTCGGCTGATGGAATTTCACTTGCTCTAAAAGGTACGTACCGGTACACCAAGCGTTCTTATCGGCCAATAAGAACGCTTGTCCTCTATTCTTCTTATGGATGTTCATCTGTCGACTGAAAATCTCCAACTTTCATCTACTTGATTAATGTAAGAttgatttcaaaattttaaagattTGCCATCTTGTGTCGCATCAATAAATTAGCGCTTCATTTGTCAAACAGATAACGTAAAgcaaagtttaattttttttgtgaagaATTTCATTACATATCGAGGGAATTAATATGCATGACGTGCTATGTGTGACGTCAATAGTCCAGGGAAAAGGTCACCTGACGACCGTTGGGCGAATGCATTAATTTGTCTGCTCATCATTTCCTAGCAACAGAATTCCCAAAGATAAAATTGAGACGTCGACAAGAAATCCGAACCATTTCCCGTGTGATATCCGAATCATCAATGTCCCCGTTGAAAAAATAAGACACAACAATTGTCGAATCGTACAGTCAGCGATTCCGGTTCACCCTTGGATTCCAATCAGTTTGACGTTGAAAAAGGCCCCAAGTACCCACTCTGTGATTTTCAAATCGACACTATTGATTATGGCGTCCACGAAGGTGAACACAGTTGATGATTTCTTCCAAATTGTGGCTAGTGGCTCCGTAAGTGACCTGTTAAAAATAATCGAAAAAGAAGGACGTGAAAAATCCACTAAGCTGGCCCAGTCCTACAATGAAATGGGGGCAACACCTCTGTTGGTAGCCATTGGCAAGAAAGATTTCCAAGTGATGGAACTCTTGGTCGAAGTGATGGGAGCTAGCATCGGTCAAATCGGTCACTTTACGTCGAACGGTGTCGATTACGCCGACTGTCCGCCACTCTTCGCTGCCATCGTCTCTGACCAACTTTCGTTTGTCGAGTACTTGTTCAAGAGAAAGATGACCAGAGATAAACCATCATTGGATTTCGATTCCTTCTTGTCGAGTTCCATAACCTGTCGTCAGAAAATCAACATTCTGAAATTGATAGGAGCCACTTACATGCTATCAGGAAATTGGAGTTCATTCTTGCATGGATTGTCATACTGGAAGAAGGCCATGACACTCACGAGTTCTACTGCTGACGTAGAAAAGTGCCAGATTCCCAACACAGTTCCTGTTTTTCGGTTTATGGGCAGTACTTCAGAGTTGATGGCATTGGAACAAATGGAGCGAATGGCCAAATATGAAACGGTATTCGATCAACGATTCGTGGTAGATCAAGTTATCAGCGTCATTCAACGAGTTATGATCGATATGCAGCTCTTCCCTAATATGTTTATCATTTCACACTTTTTCTGCTACTCTTTGGCTCTGTTGCCATCCCCACACGAGTTTCAGTATAAAACTAGAGACGAGCTTGAATATCTATCTAACGTTGTAGTTTATACATTAGAGTTGCTGAAACTGTGGTGGCAAAAAGAAAGTCCACGTGCTACAGAGCAGGATTGGCATGTCAGTGAACAAACCATTTGCCATTCTTGGAATTTATTTGAAAGCCTGAGAACGGCTAATTACGTGTTGTCGTTTCGCGATCTGATGTTTGCGTTTGATTTTGCTTTCCAACATTTGCACAGGATGTGCACAAAATTCTGGCCAGAAGACAAACAATTTCGCCCTACACGTATCGGTCAGTTGACAAAATTGGTGCTTGATATCTCTGTGTCCATTTTTGGCAGGCTCTCCCGATTCAGTCAAGAGGAACGTCAGCAATTTAAACAGAGTCTCTCTCATTATGTTCGTCTTTCTCAAGGATCAGGAATAGACAGGCCAAATCTTCTCCTTAAAGCATGTTGTCTCAGCTATGTTTCTCGTCAGAGAGAAGCCGATTACGAGAAGTTCGTTCAACTATTCTTGGATGCTGGAGAAGATCCCAACGCAACTGACAGCCAAGGCAATACTCCACTTCACTGCTTGCTGGCAAAGAACCAATATGAATATTGGCTTACAAATCCCTGGGACAATCCAAATAGAGCAGAACATACTTCAGTCGTCAGCCTGAATTATGTGGCTCTTATTAGACTTCTGTTGGATTCCGGATGTCATGTTGATCAACCCAACGAAGCCGGAGAAACAATTTTGGAATTGCTAAAACGAAGTAGGAAAATGCAAGAAAATTTCAACAAGCCCTTCGATCATTACCTCGAACTAGTGATTAATACTGTCCTACCCCTGACTTGTTATTCTGCCCAGGTCATCCGGAAGCACAACATATCTACAGAAGAGCTTCCTCTTCCTTTGCAGTTGTTTGTTCGACGACACTGAAGCAAGTGAAGCATCCGGCGaatcaagaaaataaaagttgaactagttttgttttcaatttgacCTGTAGATGGCTCCGTATGTATTACGTCGTACGTTCATGTTGCACCATGTGTGCTACGTCCGTTTCAAACCACGACAGTTTTgtttccttcgtttttcttttgaaaaacaggTCCTCATTTTTGTTGGGAGCAAGTGGTGTACCCTGATTATGCCCCCCTGCATTAAACCTCGAAATAAAATGTGAATTGACACTTTGCAACTCAGATTTTAACTGTATTAACAAGGAAAAGTTTGTCATTGTTGAATGTCTCCAACAGGTGACGAACAACAATGGACGACACCCACCGGTGAGTAATCGTACAACAGTTGGTAGGAAACAACCTTAGAAATCAACAAGAAAGTTTTAACGAAATGTAGAATTGACGATCTAAAGAGCATAGACGTAGATCCCATCCACAAAAGGGTAACCCAAATTGTAAGCAGCATCATAGTTTAGTAGTACTTTTGGTTCTTTGAACCTAATTTGACCTTTCGATTCTGGTGGCACCAAAGTTTTGGTTGCTTCTTGTTCAAATGTTGTGGAAATAACAGGGTGGGCTGGAATTTTGAATTGAAGCTCTGGTACCATTGACTTGGGTTCTGCTGCAATGGATTCTTCTGTCGAGGATGGAAGAATCCCAGAGTTTAAGAATTCCCTCTGAGgttcattcattttctttgtaaaCAAAACCCCTGCTTGAAATTTAGGTGTAATCTTTTCTATGATTCTTGGTCTTCGTGTCGTAGGTGAAACATCTTCAGTCTCCACGACCAGGGCAGTGGACGTCACGCGGTATCCTCTCTCATCGGCTTGGTAAGtgactttttgttttcttccacGAGAATCGACGAAACTATTGTAGAAATAAATAAGACATTTAGAGAGTGTGATAACGTCATCACCGTCTAACTTTCTCCTGTTAATCAGGCCGAGCTttcgagagagaaaaaagctTTTTATCCCCATCCATCAAACTCGTAAATAAAGCGCATAAACAACAGCTTTTAAAATAGCAAAAGAAGACACTTGCGTGTAGAATCCTTTCACTGCTTTTCCCGGTTCACCGGTCTGTAAGTGGCTTCCTTCTGGCCCGTTGTACAAAACTGTGTAGTTGCCAGCATCTTCTACCGGGTTCCTCCCCGCGGGGAGATCGGATGCTTCCGCCGCCGCCACAAAACACGCGAAGGCCATCAGctaacaaagaagaagattatAGACACTCACAACACGCAAACAAAAAGCGAAAGGTGAAAGGGACGTATAAACACTCATCATCAAGGTAGCCAAACACAGGCCGACACGAAGCACTTCGTCGTACCTTGAAAAAACACATcctccttgttttgtttttttcttattttcggAAACTGGGGATGCTTCGATGCTACCGCTGCCAACTCACTTTATAGACTGTTGCAAGTCGAGTCTTTCTCTTTCAGTTATATAGCCTTTCTGAATGCCGATGAATATGTGTGGCGTTTTTCAATTGTATCTCTTGAAAGTATCAGACAGTTTTAACATCATCGCGCAGAGCATTCGGCATTGGTGAATGAGACGAGGCGTTGATGAAAACCGAGAGAAAATGTCCAGTCCTTGTTGGTCAaacctttttgaattttgagtCTTTTGAATCTGGGTTAGCTGCGCTTGTCAGTTCTCTAGAAAATCCGATTCTAATCGCATCGCACCTTTCTCGGCTTACGATTTCACCttaccatttttcttttcgcttccgtacaaaaacaaagaaagtaGTAAAACTACGATCATATTTCTTATCgaattcgtttattttttccgTAACAGTAGCGAAAACAGTTAAAAGAGATTTTGATTCGGCGATGCGAGAAGGAATAAAAGACGAATCAATTGGGTAGTCGGAGATGACGGGGAAAATGAATTCGATTAGAttcaggaaagaaaaaaaaaaggaggggcgTAATCGAGTTTAATTAAATTGCGTAAACGTAATTACCTCCTGTCAGAGGATAAGCGACGTTGTAGCCGTAAGCGTGAGGGGCAGCGTAATGAAATGCGGGCTGGACGAATCTGGCCGGAAGGCTGTAGTAAGCCGCGCTGGACAAAGAAATGGGCACGGCGAAGACTGCTGGCGAACTGGGTTTCGATTCACTTTCAGCCACGGCCGACGACTGGACGGGTTCAGGTATGGGTTCGGCAACAGGTTCAGCTGCGGGTTCGGCAACAGGTTCAGGTTCGGCGACAGGTTCAGCTGCGGGTTCGGCAACAGGTTCCGGTTCGGCGACAGGTTCAGCTGCGGGTTCGGCAACAGGTTCCGGTGCAGGTTCAGCGGCGGGTTCGGCAACAGGTTCCGGTGCAGGTTCAGCGACGGGTTCGGCAACAGGTTCAGGTGCAGGGTCGGCAACAGGTTCAGCGGCGGGTTCGGCAACAGGTTCAGGTGCAAGGTCGGCAACAGGTTCAGGCACAGCTGTTTCATCGACACGAGCAGCAACGACATCTGGGCTCGGTTCAACCACAATTTTAGCTACTGAATCGACAACCGTCTCCGGAATAGGTTCAGCCGCAGTTTGTGAGGCAGCTGGAGCGACGGGCGTTTCTGGAACAGGTTCAGCCGCAATTTCAGCAGTCGATGCGGCGGCAGTCTCCGGAATAGGTACGACGGCAACTGCAGCAGAAGCTTGAACGACTTCGGCATCACTTTGACTGCTGATTTCAATGGGTTTTTCCTCTTCTTGGGTTGGTTTAACGCGATAGCCATTTTCATCGGCTTCGTAATCAACCCGTCGAGACCTTCCCTCACTATCAGTATACCTTAATAAAGCCAATTCAAATTTAGAAacgtgtttttaaaaattgggAAATTCAACGCCCGGTAAAGGcgtgaaagtaaaaaaaaatgtaaattatacGTGAAAGATCCTTGGACGGATTTGCCCGGCTCTCCCGTCATGTAGTGGCTGTGACTTCCGGGAGCATCGTATTTAAAGACGTAACCCGGGGCGGCTTCCAGCGAGCGAACAACAGGGACGGAAGGGACGGGCAAATGATCTCCTGTTGCACGATAGCCTTTCTCATCCGCTTCGTACGTCGTCTTGTATTCCATCAAACCGTCCAAACTCCGGGAACTGTACGATTTGTTTTCAGTCaggtaaattgttttttaaaaaaagaatgtaaGGCATAAAACAATTGACTTACGTGTAATAGCCAGAGACGGATTTACCCGGTTCTCCTGTTTGAACGTGACGACCTTCTGGTCCGTCCACGTTGATCGTGTACTGACCCGTTGGTGCGGAAGACGCGGCTGCTATGACGCAGATCAAAATTAcctgtggggggggggggtaagTAAAGTCATTTATGGGTTGTAAAAACTGAATTTTTGTCAACTTACTGCTCGAATCATTTCACTTTTGCTGTTTAACTGCTGGCGAAGAACAATCGCTAAAGAATCTCTGGCCCCTTTTCGAAGCGATTGCCCGTCTTTTTATACCGGTCTCCAGTTGGGGTCGTCCCAATGACAAGTTAAAACAAAGGAATAcacacagaaaagaaaaaaaaaaagtaatatcACTTTCGATTGGAGGAGAAAATTTAGAAGAGCGGCCACCAGCCACACCTTCCGGACAGGTGGACACAATGGTGAGGGGTGGGCGCTAGCAACTAACCTGTACAAGACAGCCCCCGCTCCACTGTTCGAATTCAAAATTATTGCCCgtcttccatttttctttcttcttcttcaagatcttaaacaacaacaacaaaaaatcttcTTTCCAGAAGCAATCTGAAGGTCACAAGCCCGGTCGCTGCTCGTGGCCGGATTCGTCTTCCGCATAGTAATGAGCCCCCCACCCCCCTTCTCTCGTCCTCTCCTTTCTCCCCTCAATATCCAAATTCTTGTGCTAATCATTTGTATGATCAAGTCAGATATTCTGACGAGTCGATTTTATGATTCCATCGCTTTCTATTTTTGCAGCAGTGCCATTTCACGTCAGTGTGACGCTCTTccgatttatttttcaatcgaAATGCGAAAACAAAGAATTTTGCTGCGACATTTCAAACAACCTTGACTATCagtgtaaaaagaaaaaagaaacaagaagatGCGATCTAACTTCTTGAAATTCCTGCTCGTGTTTAATGCAAACGTTCCCTGCTATGTTGTTGTTTGTAATTAGTCCAGCCTTGATAAACATCCGCGTCGCAACATCCGCTTCCAGCGCTCTtctttatttgaaattttacaACCGCAAAATTTGGAtaaaaaaacatcaaattCTTCGCGTCGTGTTTGTCATTCTAGTGCCCAGTAGATTGACGTCCATCCTTTCGTCCTTGCTCTTACTATTTACACGAGGCGCTTGAAATGAAACCGAAAGTACAACAGGGGAACGTCgctatttcattattttgaaAACACCCGTACTAAAATTGGCAGGTGGATACCTCCtggcttcttcttttgattcAATAAATACCCATTCGGCTTGTTGTCTAAAATACTGTTGCATGTAATTGACTGCCAAGTCCTTATATGAACCAGGTATATTCATCGTTCAAGATGGACAAGCTTTGACAGCCCTTGCCTAAGATCTAATGCGTAGGCTTCAATGTCAGAGCGTcccatcatttttttaaagggttttttgtcttttccttttcatctTCTGTTTGTCTGTTTCATTGCTGACCACCATGGGTTCTTTAAATTTACACGACAGTGGTTTATGTCAGCGTCTCGTCATCCTTCCCCGTAAAAGAAAAGGTATGAACTTTGATGTAGTTGtcctaaaaaaagaaaagtcatt
This sequence is a window from Daphnia magna isolate NIES linkage group LG7, ASM2063170v1.1, whole genome shotgun sequence. Protein-coding genes within it:
- the LOC116928102 gene encoding magnetosome-associated protein MamJ; amino-acid sequence: MIRAVILICVIAAASSAPTGQYTINVDGPEGRHVQTGEPGKSVSGYYTSRSLDGLMEYKTTYEADEKGYRATGDHLPVPSVPVVRSLEAAPGYVFKYDAPGSHSHYMTGEPGKSVQGSFTYTDSEGRSRRVDYEADENGYRVKPTQEEEKPIEISSQSDAEVVQASAAVAVVPIPETAAASTAEIAAEPVPETPVAPAASQTAAEPIPETVVDSVAKIVVEPSPDVVAARVDETAVPEPVADLAPEPVAEPAAEPVADPAPEPVAEPVAEPAPEPVAEPAAEPAPEPVAEPAAEPVAEPEPVAEPAAEPVAEPEPVAEPAAEPVAEPIPEPVQSSAVAESESKPSSPAVFAVPISLSSAAYYSLPARFVQPAFHYAAPHAYGYNVAYPLTGGNYVYAI
- the LOC116928105 gene encoding uncharacterized protein LOC116928105 — encoded protein: MCFFKLMAFACFVAAAEASDLPAGRNPVEDAGNYTVLYNGPEGSHLQTGEPGKAVKGFYTFVDSRGRKQKVTYQADERGYRVTSTALVVETEDVSPTTRRPRIIEKITPKFQAGVLFTKKMNEPQREFLNSGILPSSTEESIAAEPKSMVPELQFKIPAHPVISTTFEQEATKTLVPPESKGQIRFKEPKVLLNYDAAYNLGYPFVDGIYVYAL
- the LOC116928101 gene encoding uncharacterized protein LOC116928101 isoform X2; this encodes MASTKVNTVDDFFQIVASGSVSDLLKIIEKEGREKSTKLAQSYNEMGATPLLVAIGKKDFQVMELLVEVMGASIGQIGHFTSNGVDYADCPPLFAAIVSDQLSFVEYLFKRKMTRDKPSLDFDSFLSSSITCRQKINILKLIGATYMLSGNWSSFLHGLSYWKKAMTLTSSTADVEKCQIPNTVPVFRFMGSTSELMALEQMERMAKYETVFDQRFVVDQVISVIQRVMIDMQLFPNMFIISHFFCYSLALLPSPHEFQYKTRDELEYLSNVVVYTLELLKLWWQKESPRATEQDWHVSEQTICHSWNLFESLRTANYVLSFRDLMFAFDFAFQHLHRMCTKFWPEDKQFRPTRIGQLTKLVLDISVSIFGRLSRFSQEERQQFKQSLSHYVRLSQGSGIDRPNLLLKACCLSYVSRQREADYEKFVQLFLDAGEDPNATDSQGNTPLHCLLAKNQYEYWLTNPWDNPNRAEHTSVVSLNYVALIRLLLDSGCHVDQPNEAGETILELLKRSHPEAQHIYRRASSSFAVVCSTTLKQVKHPANQENKS
- the LOC116928101 gene encoding uncharacterized protein LOC116928101 isoform X1, with the translated sequence MASTKVNTVDDFFQIVASGSVSDLLKIIEKEGREKSTKLAQSYNEMGATPLLVAIGKKDFQVMELLVEVMGASIGQIGHFTSNGVDYADCPPLFAAIVSDQLSFVEYLFKRKMTRDKPSLDFDSFLSSSITCRQKINILKLIGATYMLSGNWSSFLHGLSYWKKAMTLTSSTADVEKCQIPNTVPVFRFMGSTSELMALEQMERMAKYETVFDQRFVVDQVISVIQRVMIDMQLFPNMFIISHFFCYSLALLPSPHEFQYKTRDELEYLSNVVVYTLELLKLWWQKESPRATEQDWHVSEQTICHSWNLFESLRTANYVLSFRDLMFAFDFAFQHLHRMCTKFWPEDKQFRPTRIGQLTKLVLDISVSIFGRLSRFSQEERQQFKQSLSHYVRLSQGSGIDRPNLLLKACCLSYVSRQREADYEKFVQLFLDAGEDPNATDSQGNTPLHCLLAKNQYEYWLTNPWDNPNRAEHTSVVSLNYVALIRLLLDSGCHVDQPNEAGETILELLKRSRKMQENFNKPFDHYLELVINTVLPLTCYSAQVIRKHNISTEELPLPLQLFVRRH